The Ipomoea triloba cultivar NCNSP0323 chromosome 4, ASM357664v1 DNA segment CTTATTGAAACCTATACTTAATCAGGatatattacaaaaatgcaGAGTTTCCTCGACAATGGAAACCGGCCAAAAGGATAAAACTAACCCACCTAAGCCTACAATAGTGTCTGGTAGTAGCATTTTCCATTGGACTATTTTGCATATCTTACTTGTTGGAATTGAGTTTTCTCATTACACCGACACGCAATACCATTTGGAAGTCCAATCTGCATGCAGAACACTACGATGAGAGCTTATAAATAGGCTCTACTTCCATGCATATCCCTCCCACATCCAATCTTTTAAAGCTACAAACATATGGCGTTTAAGATCATATTTGGCTTCTCTCTTTTGCTCCTTTCCTTGATTAACATCTGTCTCGGGGGAGAAATCGCCGTATATTGGGGCCAAAATGGGAATGAGGGCAGCCTGGGCGACACTTGTGCGACCAACAACTACAACATAGTAAACATCGGTTTCTTAACAGTGTTTGGGAATGGCCAAACTCCGGTTCTGAACCTTGCTGGGCATTGTGATGCTGCTAGTAATCAGTGTAGTGGCCTAAGCGAGGAGATCAGGGCCTGTAAGAGCCAAGGCATCAAAGTCTTGCTTTCCCTTGGAGGTGCTGCAGGAAGCGATACCCTTACCTCTGCTGATGATGCAAAGTAAAGCCTAGATAAactatactataatatatatctatataggAGAGGGTTTGCTGTGCTTTCATTTGATCATGCTCATAtatatcactgttgcaaaagGCACCCCAGACCGTGGCGATTTCCTCCTAGGCGCACCAGCCTAGTGCCTAATTCGGCCAACTCGGTTGCCTAGGCAGCCGCCTAATGCCTAACTCGGCTGATTTAACTTGTCCATTTCGATCGAGTATTCGAGTTAACCAAGTTAATAAAGTTATATAtgatgtataaatttttttcattatatatataatatgatgtatatacacccacacacgtgcactgtttttttttagttagccgCATAGGCGCCCGCCTAGGCCATCTAGACGCCTGTTCAACTAGCGCCTTGGGTTTATTGCAATATATAAGTAGATTTGGTTTTCACTAATTTTGCAATGTTGAACTCTTTAACACTGTGTGCAGGAATGTGGCACAATATCTTTGGGACAACTTTCTTGGAGGGCAGTCACCGTCAAGGCCACTGGGAGATGAAAGCCTAGACGGAATCGACTTTGATATAGAGGCCGGCGGCGGCGAATTCTACGACGAACTGGCCAAGGCCTTGTCGGCATTTGGACAAAAAGTCTACTTGTCAGCAGCTCCACAATGTCCATTCCCCGACCAAAGGCTACAAGGCGCCATAAACACCGGCCTTTTCGACTGCGTTTGGGTGCAATTCTACAACAATCCTCCCTGTCAATACTCCGGCGACGCCACCAATCTTTTGAACTCTTGGAACAATGACTGGTCAACCATTCCCACCGGAAAACTATTCTTGGGTTTGCCGGCTTCCCCGGAAGCAGCCGGAAGTGGTTTCATTCCGGCAGATGTGCTAACTTCTCAGATTCTCCCGGCAATCAAGGCCACACCCAAATACAATGGCTACAGCGCAAGCATCAAGCCAGCAGTTTGATCAAAACTTCACTAATATCGCATATACATGTTTTTCCTATTATGATGCATGATATCATAAGCAAAGTTCTAATAAATCTGCAGTAGCTATtgatatgaataaataaagCTCGTTTATCGTTTAACATGGAGTTTATGATAATCTGCATTACAATTATGCAACTCAAGATCAGAGACATTAATCAATGAAGGAGCCTTTTAACCATTTACACAACTGTTTCAGTGTTTCGTTAGATTTTGAGAATTCCCCCTATACCACACCCAAAAAAACTATGAACAGACAGCACCAGAAGGATCGAGGATGCATCTACCTACAAGAACTAATAACAGAATATTTGGCCTAAGCATCCCTTCTTGCAAACGGGAATGAAAGAATGGCGGCAGGTAGTATTGGTGAAGTGAAAAATGGTAAGTTTTGAAACCAGATGACTTCAGGGAATAACTAGTTGACTACTTTGTGAGATAGAATGTTACCTGGAAGCTATGCTGCAGCTTGTGTTGAGTTAGAATTTTCTGTATTCTTGGGTAGAGGTTTCACGTATTTTCCTAATGCTTTTTGGCGAGTCCGTTGTTTCATCCTTAAGAGCTTATCTTTACTCTGTTGCTTCTTTTTCTCTCGCTCTTTATTCCTTAGATTCCTCTCCTTCTCTAAGATACCTTGCCAGAAAACTTCACCTGTAGCCGGCCATAGCCACTGCTTCTTCGGAGGGTCAGTATCAGCCAACTCAGCCAGCTCCTCATCCAGGCTCTTAAGCGTCTCGTACTGGAACCACTTCACCCACATATGACCTCTCCGGCTCTTCAACTCGTGTTGTTCTTGCATCAAACCTGTCTTTGCGTCCACATATACCATTCTTCTAGCGCTATGGTACGCCCAAACGTTTATGAGCAGCTCTAGCAGCCTCGAGTAGCAATGCTTGTCCTGCTAAAGAATTCGAGCTGTAATTTAATTTCTAGAAATACACATTCAAAATTAATCTTACTTGACAACAACGCTGTTCATCAAAGAGATGTAATCCTTCTGTTGTATCTATAATACTGCATACTAGAGATGTAGTAAAAGTGTAAAACTAGAATTTGAAAAAAGTTACCTGACTTAAACTCAAGTAGCAATATCCACTCTCATGGTGCTCGTCATAGAATTGTGAGTCGAGTGCATCAACAAACATTCTGCAAAGTTAGACGGCAAAAATCCTCAGAATATTACTAGCAAACAAACTACTCAGGAGTAATCAAGTAATTAATGGATAAATTATGGCCTGCAGAGTGCAAAATAAGTGTCCTAACCTTGAAAACATTACGAACTCTAGGAAGGATCTTGTTGGTAAAACCCAACTATGCATGCTCGACCAAGTGCCTCCATCAACAGGCATTGGCGGAAGAGAGGTTAAATTCTGTTCAATGCCATACATCTTCTTCAGAGCCTCAGAGAAAGCAAACCTgatcaaacaagaaaaatatatcAGCTCAATCATCCATTAAATAACTATTTCTGTGGACAAGCACAATAAATGTAAAAGATAACTGTTCTTTTGTTTGGGAGAAATCAAGGTGGGTGAGAAAAGAAGACTTTTAATGTCTCGAATCTTACTGGCA contains these protein-coding regions:
- the LOC116015683 gene encoding acidic endochitinase-like, which codes for MAFKIIFGFSLLLLSLINICLGGEIAVYWGQNGNEGSLGDTCATNNYNIVNIGFLTVFGNGQTPVLNLAGHCDAASNQCSGLSEEIRACKSQGIKVLLSLGGAAGSDTLTSADDAKNVAQYLWDNFLGGQSPSRPLGDESLDGIDFDIEAGGGEFYDELAKALSAFGQKVYLSAAPQCPFPDQRLQGAINTGLFDCVWVQFYNNPPCQYSGDATNLLNSWNNDWSTIPTGKLFLGLPASPEAAGSGFIPADVLTSQILPAIKATPKYNGYSASIKPAV